A stretch of DNA from Oceanispirochaeta sp.:
TCGACTCTGGTCCAAGAACTCTGCCAGAATCTCTCCTGGACTCCCTACTTCGAACCTGTTTCTGAAAATCCTTATCTGGAAGATTTTTATAAAGACATGAAACAATGGGCCTATCACTCTCAGCTCTTTTTTCTCAGTGACAGGATGGCTATGCACAAAGAACTTCAGGAACAGCAGGGAAATGTGGTTCAGGACAGATCTATTTACGAAGATGCAGAAATTTTTGCCCGGAATCTTTATCGGCAAGAGTTGATAACAAAAAGAGATTTTGACACATACTGGAAGATGTACACCATTGCCGTATCCCTGCTGAAACCACCGGATTTGCTGGTTTATCTAAAGGCATCCGTACCGGCACTTGTAGAAAGAATATCCCTGCGGGGCAGAGACTTTGAATCGGTCATTCCCCGCTCTTATCTGGAGCAGCTGAACCAACTGTATGACGATTGGACCGAGTCATACAGTGACTCTTCAAAACTGATTCTGAATATAAATGAATTTGACATACTCCGGAGTAGAGATGATTTAACCGGCATAATCCAGGACATAAAGGAAAAACTTCTGAACGGCCAGGGAGAATTGTTTTAAGAAAAACCAACTTTTAGTTAAGTATTCAGCCTGAAATCCGAAAATAATATTAGAAGCACATTTTGTGTTCAACAGTTTCAATGTCTCCGAAAGGAGATATGCTATTTCAGGTCCGTAAGGTGCAACGTCCAGACTTACGGGCTTTTTTTTGCCCGTTTGATTTTTACGATCTTCTTTTTACATCACACCTAAGAAATCAAAGACAGTCGATATATTGCAAAGAAACCTTTTGCCGTCTAATATCATAAGCATGGCAAGACTATGGTTGCTTATCAGTTCAATGATTCTATTCCCCGTCCTTATAAGTTCCCAGGAAATAAGTCTTGAAGACATTAAGCATATTTATATGGCTGGGATTTCTTTTTCACAGAATTTCAAAACAGTGGATGAGATGACCGGGGCCCATTCTGAAGACCTGCACTACTCTCTGAATTCAGCCGGATTGAATTACAGCAGTTTTACAGGTGACCGTCTGGGGTTTTTCTCTGATGTAAACATACTGATGCCCTTCACATCAAGCTATGAATCTTCCAGTCCAGAGAGTAACAGAGGTTTTTCATTGGATTATATGGGGGGTATTGGATGGAATCTCAGGATCCAGAGAATTACATTTCTCCCTGCCGCAGGTTTTCATGGCGATTATACCTTTCTTTCCAAAGACCCTCTGGATGAAAATATGTCAAATCACTTGTTCTCCTTCGGATTAGGAGTCAATCTGAAGATGCTGTATAGGATAAAAGAGAAACATCATGTTTTCTGGGGAATCAGAGGCGGCCTGGACACCATCGAATTTACGAGTGCCTCCTATGATTCCAGAGTCATCAGATTGAAAACTAAATGGACCTATCTTCTTTCGGCCGGGTATGCCTTGTCATTATGAGATTCTTCCCTGATTCAGGTGATTCAGGAGTTAAGATACGCCTGATATAACACCTCAGAATCCATGTCGAATATAACAGATTCATCCTCCCAGGGAATCATATCCTGATCCTCCCACTGTATAGATTTCCTGAGAGAAATCCCCTCCATTGCCAGTATTTTGTCCTTCCAGTCCTGAGGAAAAACAACCGGGTGCCCCGGGATATTTCTATAAATGGGTCTGGTTACTCTATCCTTCTCCCATATCTTTGAAATCCTGAAAAAATGTTCCGGCACGATCAAAGGCATATCCATA
This window harbors:
- a CDS encoding deoxynucleoside kinase, translated to STLVQELCQNLSWTPYFEPVSENPYLEDFYKDMKQWAYHSQLFFLSDRMAMHKELQEQQGNVVQDRSIYEDAEIFARNLYRQELITKRDFDTYWKMYTIAVSLLKPPDLLVYLKASVPALVERISLRGRDFESVIPRSYLEQLNQLYDDWTESYSDSSKLILNINEFDILRSRDDLTGIIQDIKEKLLNGQGELF